The DNA window AAATGCTTTATGACGACGGTAATAAAATGGTTGGTATATGTGTTTTTGGGCAATACCGACAAGCACATAATACCGACAACTGACAACCGCTTTTTCACCGtccttaattatttatagaaaCTATTATGTCCCAATACTATTAATAACTACCATCGTTATTGAGTTCTTTTTTACTAGcgaatataaatgaataaacatttttattaacaataatttcaCTAACTTGTATAGTCACTTCAAAATTAGATGGGATCAAATGAAAAATCAGTCCCATTACTTCATATTTACAAAAATGATTAgttaataattatacaaaaacaaCTACTAAACTTTGcaacttcataaaaaaaaatgaaacatttaaaatGAGATCGGATCATTATATATAACCCAACAAAAGCTCGACAGGTAGACTATTTGCAAGCTGTCCCACCacgttatatattaatattctagAAAAACCTCAAGAGGGTTACACcaattacaaacaaaaaatcGTGCCACTAATTGCTATTATTGCAATTTTAATtgagtttaaataaattcatcacttaaaaaaactttaaagttgTTTAGTCTACTctgtattaaattttgtttacttAAGATTATcttatatgaaattaattaaataaataaataaattatgacaaAGCTTAATCAGTACTTAAAAGTTATAGCCCATGACGCGTTTGTTTTACCATTTGAATGGCtataaaccaaaataatagATTCATTGAATGTATTGATGGATCCAACCCACCAAATTAAATATCTGTCACTGGTTATTATGgaaagataatttttaattataaatcacTCCTTTAATTCCGTTATAGAGTTTGATTATCAATTTAGTATTAATTTGTAAGTTTATTGTAGATGTGTATTTTTGGGTagattattaagttatttattcgGATCGATCATtcgttaatatttatttgaaaatatgataGTTTgacacaattttaaatttatttacattttttttatggtaCCTACAAATGCATAAATCAAAGTATTTTGTCTTACTTTTTTGGGAATTGGGTATATTTTGTGTGTTATATTACCTAAAATAAGATAACCCAAACTAGGTTATTATGTTGTTAGTCAAATAACCATATATCTTGAATTgtcaatatatatttagttgGTCACACAATTAATCTATTATAAAACATGAGATAAAGAAACTTTCTAGAATTTCATGAGCAAGTAGATTTAAAATATCACTATAAATGAGAATAATCTTCTAGATCATTACTATCTATTGGTGTACCAATTCACCAAAAATGGGTGGGTTCTGAGAATGATGAgtttattgttaaattaatattaatatcattttcttaTCACTTTCAATACAAGTGAAATCACAATTTGAGTTCACTTTGTAGCATTGACTTTTAATAGTGTGTAAAGGAAAGTGTATTACTATCACATTGTAggtgattaaataataatattgttgatCTATTCTGAGATTGACATCccattttcataaataaaaaaatatatatattatttttgttaaaattaactattaaatataccTTTGAgtttctattatcatttttttttttaatttaaacttgaGTTTTTGAGAGTTTCAAATGTGGATAGTATTGTAGTTAATTGAAGTAGTGTTGTGTggtataatatttgaattttatttatatggaCTAAATTTGTAAGAGTTTagattaaaagaatattaaattattgtttatatatatatatatatatatatatatatatatatatatatatatatatatatatataattaagtataaattaattaaatactaataataaataaatgaaactaaaaaaattataattataaaattaattaaatgattttatttaaataaataaataataaatatttatttgaatttataaaatatcaattaatttaattattgtattatcgtataaaattgtaaaattaaaataatttataaattcaaaaaatcttaagataaacaaaatttaaaatcctACAagtttacttaatttaaaattttacttaaatagACACTTTagtctcttttattaaaattttatcaataaattcCACAGATTTAGTTGCTTTCATATAAAAAGATGAggtataacaattttatatataataacaatttttttataaattatttcttttttaaatataagaaatctactttttaataatccaacaattgaattcatttactctcataaTAAAACAGGTAATTCATTTCTTTTTAATGATCCAACAATCTTTACATCccaccatttaaaaaataagataaattttgtaatttactttaaaatttaaaaccttTTATAAATGCAAATATggattttgattaattaattattattatttatgtttgcTGGTATTATCGCTGGTGGTTGTTTGGTTAACAATGGATGAGCAACTTGCAACGCAAGCAAAAGGGCAGGCCGACgtaatattgaatattttattaggATGATTTGAAGTAATCTTACTCGGTAATGAAgaccaaattaaaaataaaataaaatataataaaaagaagttAGTATGCGATGTGTTTGTTTTGACCGATAAGAATAAGTCATTGGTGATGAATTAAAGCTGTTTATATCTACCAACAACCAAACACCTTCTTCGCAGTTCCCCCCACTGAACTTCTAATACCTagtttgatatgttttttttcttttgattttatcaaattctcatcaattatctttattaaattttaatttaaaatttaaaataatattttaataattaaataactaaaaattcaaataacttattttattaaataaatgtgttCCATCAGTACAAGAAATCATTAAATCTATAAAATACAAATCAAATTTAaggttttaatataataaaaaatattaatagagttaaatatatatataataaactaatcaaaatcaattaaaatatattaattaaaagttatgcTCTATGATGTAACATATTTTATgtcattatttaataaaaaattgtttttagttattattatattcatatttttttaaaaaatgattaaataattgtgttatattatattcttatcaataaaaaatattaaatttattagtgaCATAAtcttttgataatataatatatttttctttatttaataaaaagttgtatgaaattattattatatttatattattaattaattttatttaattaataataaaattaattaaactgaatgaattgattgaatatcTCACAAATATTAAATGATCCAATATTTAATCTACCATATATAAGGTCGTGATAGATTATCACCAATTTGGGCagaatttaaagtttattttttaaaaaaatcatttaaatccACAGTCAACcataatatgtatatttttttaattatttaaagttttgataAGATAAATGAAAGTTGGACGGCAGTCAGTCATAATAAAACCATGAACAGGTGGCCTTCCATTAATCCCACACTTCTTGACCAACTTCTCTCACTCCTTTGCCAACTCATATCACCTCTTCTTAAAGACGTGATCCCCTCTCTCTCTCCCTTTCTCTTTAactgaaaattattaaaaattattaaaataaaaaatatatttttaatacaaataaaattacttttttatcaATGTACATAGAGGCTACTTtcttacaatattattattataataataatcatttaattaaaaattactttACAAACTAGATAATGGAagtgtataaaaaataattttaatggttTTCTGTAACCTACACAAACACAACACATTCACCGCCATTCCCCACGCAACTTCCCACCTCTTCTGTCTTTCTATCTTCACAcgtatatattgtatatatatacatatagagAGAGGTGTAGGTTTTCTCACTCAACACTCTTCACTCTCTCAATCTCAATAAAAACAAACTTACCTCTCTAAATCTTCATCTCTCTTTCTATGGCTCTCCAAGCTTTGAATTCTTCGCTTCACATGGAATCATCCACTGTTAATGTTGATTCTCACTCGATTGATCAGCCATGGACGAAGAAGAGTCGTTCCAAGCGTCCCCGGTCCACCGAATCATCCACCGAAGAGGAGTATTTGGCTATCTGTCTCATCATGCTCGCTCGTGGATCTAGAGACGATCCAATCTCTCAACCGATTCAGTCAGATTCGAAATCGGGTTCATACAAGTGTACCGTCTGTGATAAGTCGTTCAATTCATATCAAGCGCTCGGCGGACATAAAGCCAGTCATCGGAAACCTGTCTCTGTTTCCGCCGATGAACAACCGTCTACCTCTATTACAAACGTATCTGCAATCAATCCGTTGAATCCTAGCGGTAGGATGCACGAGTGTACGATCTGTCACAAATCGTTCACGACAGGTCAGGCGCTCGGCGGTCACAAGCGTCGGCACTACGATGGAGGAAACAGCAATAGTAGCGCGGTTTCTTCATCGGATGGTGCTGGGTCAAGCCATAGTCACCTTCTGCACGATTTCGATCTGAACTTACCGGCTTTGCCGGAGTTGGGTTTTGGATTGACAGTTGATTGTCGGATGAAAAGTAAATTGGGTGGGGAACAGGAAGTTGAAAGTCCTTTGCCAACGAAGAAGGCGAGATTATCGTTGATGACAGCTTAAATTACAACTAGATTATAGATAAAAGTAGTAGaagttcttcatcttcatcatgtgatttgatttatttatgataGTTATGAATCTTCTTTACAGCTATTAGCTTTATCTCTGTTGTTGTTGGTTGTGTACAGAAGAGAATATAGTTTGATTTTTCATGTTTGTTGAGTTAAAATTAGTTGATTCATTCTTTTGACAGAAAATATGTAGGTTCTGGCCTAATTGAGTATGAACAACCAATCTTgatcttttaataaatatatattttattagaccAAATTCTcagaatatttatataatctcaaTATTAACTTTCCTAGAAATtactattaaaatatgtaaaaagttGTAAACTAAAGtcaaataaaatctttattataaatttatgtagtaatttattctttttcattGTCACCACTCAACCATCCCATTTGccttttaacattttaataaaaataattactacTCATgttaattgaatttgaattattcatatttattaaaatcatttcTTCAATTTAGAAACTTGAGAATagattaaaaagaataatactaatttggataaattttaaactatcaaattattactatttaaatatataattttatattttatctaattttttaaaatattgaatttgtacatataaattcaaaaaaaacaattattatttattaaaataaaataattattgtccAATTTATTcctattcttttaaaaaaaattaatcagattgtgaaaaaaattaatcgTGGTGCTATGTTGTGTCGTGTCAAGAAATGccttatttcaattaaaatattacgcCTTATAGATTTAATTTGTCAGGTTAACTTTGTTTATTTTCcgtataaatttatgtttacattattattattattttattgttatttaagaaattatataatttattctttattgtgattttttatAAGAGAAGtatcaaatccttaatggaacTAAGCCTAAGTCACAACTGCATaattgttcttcattttttatttaattatttagcttttataaatattatttcaattaaagtttttaataatagaAAAGAAAGAATCTTATTGGTAGGTGGACAAAATAAGACCAGCCACAGCAGGGGAGTATTTGAAGGGTTATTTAGGTGTCAAAAGAGGAGGGTGGGAGACAGCAGGGGAGCAATTTTGGGTGTCAAATTTTGGGTGTCAAAATTTGACACGGGTGTCAAATTTTGTTTGGCCAATGAGATCCTGCCATGTGGCAGgcttttgattttatttttcttattttaaaaatacattttaataatgattgatcaataaaaaaaaaaaaaaaattatatcaatattttttatttttcac is part of the Impatiens glandulifera chromosome 1, dImpGla2.1, whole genome shotgun sequence genome and encodes:
- the LOC124926058 gene encoding zinc finger protein ZAT10-like translates to MALQALNSSLHMESSTVNVDSHSIDQPWTKKSRSKRPRSTESSTEEEYLAICLIMLARGSRDDPISQPIQSDSKSGSYKCTVCDKSFNSYQALGGHKASHRKPVSVSADEQPSTSITNVSAINPLNPSGRMHECTICHKSFTTGQALGGHKRRHYDGGNSNSSAVSSSDGAGSSHSHLLHDFDLNLPALPELGFGLTVDCRMKSKLGGEQEVESPLPTKKARLSLMTA